From the genome of Haemophilus parainfluenzae, one region includes:
- the aroG gene encoding 3-deoxy-7-phosphoheptulonate synthase AroG, whose product MATKKEEIEVKVANDDTRIEKVDQVLPPIALLEKFPASQEAADLVHKTRLHAHNIIHGKDDRLLVVIGPCSIHDPKAALDYAKRLKVLRDKYKDTLEVVMRVYFEKPRTTVGWKGLINDPYLNDTYRLNDGLRIARKLLSDINNLGVPSAGEFLDMITPQYVADFMSWGAIGARTTESQVHRELASGLSCAVGFKNGTNGGVKVALDAMGAAEASHYFLSVTKFGHSAIVSTKGNEDCHIILRGGDKGPNYKAEDVAKVCAEIEKSGRIPHVMVDFSHANSSKQFKKQMEVCEDVCRQIAGGSKQIFGVMVESHIVEGRQDLVDGKAQTYGQSITDACIGWEDTEIVLKQLSDAVLARRKVNG is encoded by the coding sequence ATGGCGACGAAGAAAGAAGAAATCGAAGTAAAAGTTGCAAATGATGATACCCGAATTGAAAAAGTCGATCAGGTATTGCCCCCAATTGCCTTATTAGAAAAATTTCCAGCAAGTCAAGAGGCGGCTGATTTAGTTCATAAAACCCGCCTACACGCACACAATATTATTCATGGAAAAGATGACCGTTTACTTGTGGTAATTGGTCCTTGTTCTATTCATGATCCTAAAGCCGCATTAGATTACGCAAAACGTTTAAAAGTATTACGTGATAAATATAAAGATACACTTGAAGTAGTAATGCGCGTTTACTTTGAAAAACCGCGTACAACAGTAGGTTGGAAAGGTTTAATTAACGATCCTTATTTAAATGATACATATCGTTTAAATGATGGTTTGCGTATTGCACGTAAATTATTATCCGATATTAACAACTTAGGCGTACCATCAGCAGGTGAGTTCTTAGATATGATCACACCACAATATGTGGCTGATTTCATGAGCTGGGGCGCAATTGGTGCGAGAACAACGGAATCTCAAGTTCACCGTGAGCTGGCTTCAGGTTTATCTTGTGCAGTAGGCTTTAAAAATGGCACAAATGGTGGTGTGAAAGTCGCCTTAGATGCAATGGGGGCGGCAGAAGCTTCGCATTACTTCTTGTCTGTGACAAAATTTGGTCATTCTGCCATTGTTTCAACAAAAGGAAATGAAGACTGCCACATCATTTTACGTGGTGGGGATAAAGGTCCTAACTATAAAGCAGAAGACGTTGCAAAAGTTTGTGCAGAGATCGAAAAATCAGGTCGTATTCCACATGTCATGGTTGATTTCAGCCATGCAAATAGTAGCAAACAATTCAAAAAACAAATGGAAGTTTGTGAAGATGTTTGCCGACAAATTGCAGGTGGTTCAAAACAGATCTTTGGTGTTATGGTAGAAAGTCATATTGTTGAAGGTCGTCAAGATTTAGTCGATGGTAAAGCGCAGACTTACGGACAAAGTATCACTGATGCTTGCATCGGTTGGGAAGATACAGAAATCGTGTTAAAACAGTTATCTGATGCGGTGTTAGCACGTCGTAAAGTAAATGGCTAA
- a CDS encoding 4Fe-4S dicluster domain-containing protein produces MNRFVIGDPKDCIGCNTCMAACSEVHKAFGLQSFPRLQVMRNDDVTVPILCRHCDDSPCATVCPVHAITHIDDTIQLNESLCIGCKLCGIACPFGAITQHGSAPIDAPTYYEGFSFTDAVKRDIRTAPDNTDLHNMLAWQPGVKAIAVKCDLCYFREDGPACVQTCPTKTLFIISDESIKQANERKREMAMVSSPAIPR; encoded by the coding sequence ATGAATCGTTTTGTAATCGGTGATCCGAAGGATTGCATTGGATGCAACACCTGTATGGCCGCTTGTAGCGAAGTGCATAAAGCTTTCGGATTACAATCTTTTCCACGTTTACAAGTCATGCGTAATGATGATGTAACCGTGCCAATTCTCTGTCGTCATTGTGATGATTCACCATGTGCTACCGTATGTCCTGTACATGCGATTACACATATTGATGACACTATTCAACTTAACGAAAGTCTCTGTATCGGTTGTAAACTTTGTGGTATTGCTTGCCCATTCGGTGCAATTACCCAACATGGTTCTGCACCGATTGACGCACCAACCTATTATGAGGGATTCTCTTTCACTGATGCGGTAAAACGAGATATTCGTACTGCACCAGATAATACGGATTTACACAATATGCTGGCATGGCAACCAGGCGTAAAAGCCATTGCTGTGAAATGCGATCTTTGCTATTTCCGTGAAGATGGTCCGGCTTGTGTACAAACCTGTCCGACCAAAACGTTATTTATTATTAGTGATGAGAGTATCAAACAGGCTAACGAAAGAAAACGTGAAATGGCAATGGTTTCTTCGCCTGCTATCCCAAGATAA
- a CDS encoding lysine exporter LysO family protein, which translates to MQDMINGLLIVLIPMVLGYLLKVNNKSYIAKINHIVMFLLYIILFLMGYLLGQLDDLEHKLPIIGTTAVTLSAIILGSNMIGLMLYDRFNPAEPLKSRGKIDSRWHSLIDSLKLSGTVVIGTLCGFLFKSYLMLPTGINLYVLIVLIFFVGIQLRNNGISLKEALFNKRGFQTGMVFTFTSLLGGIIAAFVLAMPITQGLAFASGMGWYSLSSVVLTNAWGPVQGSIAFFNDLSREIVSLFVIPLFMRHFRSTAIGITGATAIDCTLPIIQKAGGIEVTPIAISFGFVTNILPPLLLVFFSSIPL; encoded by the coding sequence ATGCAGGATATGATAAATGGCTTATTAATTGTCTTAATACCGATGGTGTTAGGCTATTTATTAAAGGTCAATAATAAATCCTATATTGCAAAAATAAATCATATCGTGATGTTTTTGCTTTACATTATTCTTTTCTTAATGGGCTATTTACTTGGTCAGTTAGATGATTTAGAGCATAAACTGCCGATTATTGGCACAACTGCGGTGACGCTATCGGCGATCATTTTGGGATCCAATATGATTGGCTTGATGCTTTATGACCGCTTCAACCCAGCTGAGCCACTTAAATCACGAGGTAAAATTGATTCTCGCTGGCACTCCTTAATTGACTCGCTCAAACTTTCCGGCACAGTGGTGATCGGCACCCTTTGTGGTTTCTTATTCAAATCCTATCTCATGTTGCCTACTGGAATTAATCTGTATGTATTGATCGTACTGATTTTCTTTGTGGGGATTCAGTTAAGAAATAACGGCATTTCCTTGAAAGAAGCTCTGTTCAATAAACGAGGTTTCCAAACGGGGATGGTGTTTACTTTTACTTCATTACTAGGCGGTATCATTGCTGCTTTCGTTTTAGCGATGCCAATTACGCAAGGACTGGCGTTTGCCTCTGGAATGGGGTGGTATTCGTTATCCAGTGTAGTATTGACCAATGCATGGGGACCTGTACAGGGCAGTATTGCCTTTTTTAATGACTTATCCCGTGAAATTGTCAGTTTATTTGTCATCCCATTATTTATGCGTCATTTCCGTTCGACTGCAATTGGGATTACAGGTGCGACAGCAATAGATTGCACTTTGCCAATTATTCAAAAAGCGGGAGGTATTGAAGTCACGCCAATTGCGATTTCATTTGGTTTTGTAACGAATATTCTGCCACCGTTACTATTGGTTTTCTTTTCCAGTATTCCGCTATAA
- the hypF gene encoding carbamoyltransferase HypF produces MQGIELRIKGKVQGVGFRPFVWLLANQYGLNGDVNNDGQGVLIRFVSPPANALEQFLSDLQNKLPPLAQITDITQRTIDWPEAATVTSFTIRESENNQMDTQIIPDAATCPHCLADLFDPNNRRYHYPFTNCTHCGPRFTIIKAIPYDRKNTAMSVFPLCPQCEKEYKDPADRRFHAQPNACSVCGPHIWLQDREQTLATHETALKQTALLLQQGHIVAVKGLGGFHLACDANNQETVDLLRQRKHRPTKPLAIMVPDLQFLQDLSSQETELLTSSAAPIVLLAKHKVPNIADNIAPNLQEIGVMLPSNPLQHLLLRAVNRPLVMTSANASGQPPVLKNEHAVEELADLADFYLCHNRDILQRADDSLVRVAFDGLETLRRARGYVPDEIPLETQSTKNVLALGSDLKNTFCLLRHNKAVLSQHIGDTANEQVRSQLSENLALFQQIYQFKPDIITVDAHPGYFSSSIGKQLAEQQQITPIEVLHHHAHIVSVMAEHHCDEPVIGLALDGIGMGENRQLWGGECLLVDYQHSQYLGGLPAVALPGGDLAAKQPWRNWLAHLHQFVPQWQEILTQTCTEPNWQILVNAIERGLNCPPISSAGRLFDAVAYALGIAPTIVSWEGEAACHLEALANTSSLATQAQNEVNIPVKMPLIGNKVDLAYFWQSWLNYHAPVEDKAFAFHYALAQGFAELATSQAREHQCRTIVLSGGVMHNQLLRRLLKENLSEFHVLSAHKLPMGDGGLSLGQAVIAMHRN; encoded by the coding sequence ATGCAAGGGATCGAATTACGCATAAAAGGAAAAGTTCAGGGCGTGGGATTTCGCCCTTTTGTCTGGCTTCTGGCAAATCAATATGGATTAAATGGAGATGTCAATAATGATGGACAAGGCGTGTTAATTCGTTTTGTCTCTCCACCAGCAAATGCACTTGAGCAATTTTTATCCGACCTACAAAATAAACTCCCACCTCTAGCGCAAATTACTGACATTACTCAGCGCACCATAGATTGGCCTGAAGCAGCCACAGTAACAAGCTTTACTATCCGGGAAAGCGAAAACAATCAAATGGACACGCAAATTATTCCCGATGCAGCAACCTGTCCACATTGTTTAGCTGACTTATTCGATCCCAACAATCGACGTTATCACTACCCCTTTACCAATTGTACCCATTGCGGTCCTCGTTTTACCATCATCAAGGCAATTCCTTACGACCGAAAAAACACGGCGATGTCTGTTTTTCCGCTTTGTCCACAATGTGAAAAAGAATATAAAGATCCCGCTGATCGTCGTTTTCATGCTCAACCTAATGCTTGTTCAGTCTGTGGACCCCATATCTGGTTACAAGATCGAGAACAAACCCTTGCTACTCATGAAACCGCGCTAAAACAGACCGCACTTTTATTGCAACAAGGTCACATCGTCGCGGTTAAAGGCTTAGGCGGTTTTCATCTGGCCTGTGATGCGAATAATCAAGAGACGGTTGATTTATTACGTCAACGGAAACATCGTCCCACAAAACCATTAGCCATTATGGTGCCTGATCTGCAGTTTTTACAGGATTTGAGTTCTCAAGAAACAGAATTGCTAACCAGCAGTGCAGCTCCGATTGTACTGCTAGCAAAACATAAAGTACCCAATATTGCTGATAATATTGCGCCTAACTTGCAAGAAATCGGCGTCATGCTTCCAAGTAATCCACTACAACATTTGTTGTTACGTGCGGTTAATCGTCCGCTAGTCATGACCTCTGCTAACGCAAGCGGTCAACCTCCTGTATTGAAAAATGAACATGCTGTGGAAGAATTAGCTGACTTGGCTGATTTTTATCTTTGCCACAATCGCGATATTTTACAACGCGCCGATGATAGCCTTGTTCGTGTTGCCTTCGATGGATTAGAAACGCTACGTCGTGCTCGTGGCTACGTGCCAGATGAAATACCACTTGAAACACAAAGCACAAAAAATGTGTTGGCGTTGGGTTCTGATCTGAAAAATACATTCTGCTTACTACGTCACAATAAAGCCGTACTAAGCCAACATATTGGTGATACAGCAAACGAGCAAGTGCGGTCACAATTAAGTGAAAACCTTGCATTATTTCAGCAGATTTACCAATTTAAACCAGACATCATCACGGTGGATGCTCACCCTGGCTATTTTTCATCTTCTATTGGGAAACAACTTGCTGAACAGCAACAAATCACACCAATCGAAGTACTTCATCATCATGCTCATATTGTCAGCGTAATGGCCGAACACCATTGCGATGAACCTGTAATCGGTCTTGCACTTGACGGTATCGGCATGGGTGAAAATAGACAACTTTGGGGGGGCGAATGTCTACTCGTTGACTATCAACATAGTCAATATTTAGGTGGTCTGCCTGCTGTGGCTCTGCCAGGAGGCGATCTTGCAGCTAAACAACCTTGGCGCAACTGGCTGGCTCACCTGCATCAATTTGTGCCACAATGGCAAGAAATTCTCACCCAAACCTGTACAGAACCGAATTGGCAAATATTAGTCAATGCCATTGAACGTGGACTCAATTGCCCACCTATATCATCTGCGGGTCGTTTATTTGATGCCGTAGCTTATGCTCTCGGTATTGCACCAACCATTGTTTCTTGGGAGGGCGAAGCTGCCTGCCATTTAGAAGCACTAGCAAATACCTCATCTTTGGCGACACAAGCACAAAATGAGGTCAATATTCCAGTAAAAATGCCACTTATCGGCAATAAAGTGGATTTGGCTTATTTCTGGCAAAGTTGGTTAAATTACCATGCCCCTGTTGAAGATAAAGCCTTCGCCTTTCACTATGCTCTCGCTCAAGGTTTTGCTGAACTTGCAACAAGCCAAGCTCGCGAACATCAATGTCGTACTATCGTGCTATCTGGCGGCGTGATGCATAACCAACTACTACGACGATTATTAAAAGAAAATCTGAGCGAATTCCATGTACTAAGTGCGCATAAACTACCAATGGGTGATGGCGGACTCAGTTTAGGTCAGGCAGTTATTGCCATGCATAGAAACTGA
- the hyfB gene encoding hydrogenase 4 subunit B, giving the protein MSLPINLLITTLLIYVVGAFISLAVRRNEQLSINISGVTGVLAGVLGIVACIPVLISSDTVVDVFKTPFEFATFSIRIDGLAAFMVCVISLLVIVTALYSFSYVKEYKGKGAGSMGFFMNLFIASMVALVTSDNAFYFLVFFEMMSLASYFLVLTEQDDNAVNAGLLYFFIAHAGSVLIMIAFFIFYCYAGSFEFSAFRQTTLPAPLAFTAFILAFLGFGAKAGMIPLHSWLPKAHPAAPSHASAMMSGVMVKIGIFGIIKVGVDLLGSTNVWYGVIVLAFGAVSSVLGVLYALAEHDIKKLLAYHTVENIGIIMMGVGVGMIGIATHHPVLATVGLLGGLYHLLNHAVFKGLLFLGAGSVMYRLHTKDMDLMGGLGKLMPYTAFCFLIGTMAISALPPFNGFVSEWFTYQSLFTLSQSDDFVLKLAGPIAIIMLALTGALAALCFVKVYGISFGGAPRSEKAANAREVPKPMVIAMAVLALCCVLLGVGASVVTPIIAKISTALAHSEPLMLAQNGVVVAQAEPHTALSTPMVTIMLLAFFFLPFSFYAFTKNQRLSDRAKGNPWACGYAYEQDMAASAGSFTRPLRTIFKSLYTLREVLDPAPLGDKGIQAVIKGATKAEPFWEEKMTMPIARFIPWLGTKIQWLQQGDFRVYCVYFVIALVAILLSIALM; this is encoded by the coding sequence ATGAGTTTACCTATCAATTTACTCATCACGACCCTGTTGATTTATGTCGTAGGTGCGTTTATTTCGCTCGCAGTGAGACGAAACGAACAACTTTCAATCAATATATCCGGCGTGACCGGTGTACTTGCTGGAGTGTTAGGTATTGTTGCCTGCATCCCCGTTCTGATCAGCAGCGACACAGTCGTTGATGTTTTCAAAACCCCATTTGAATTTGCCACGTTCTCCATCCGTATTGACGGATTGGCTGCGTTTATGGTGTGTGTCATTTCTTTATTAGTTATTGTGACCGCACTTTATTCTTTCTCTTATGTAAAAGAATACAAAGGTAAAGGCGCAGGTTCCATGGGCTTCTTTATGAATTTATTTATCGCTTCCATGGTTGCGTTAGTTACCAGCGATAATGCATTCTACTTCCTTGTATTCTTTGAAATGATGTCATTGGCATCTTATTTCTTAGTCCTTACCGAACAAGATGACAATGCCGTAAATGCAGGCTTGCTTTATTTCTTTATTGCGCATGCCGGTTCGGTATTAATTATGATCGCCTTCTTCATTTTCTACTGCTATGCCGGTAGTTTTGAATTTAGTGCATTCCGTCAAACCACTTTGCCGGCACCGCTTGCCTTTACTGCCTTTATTTTGGCATTTTTAGGTTTTGGCGCAAAAGCAGGTATGATTCCATTACACAGTTGGTTACCGAAAGCTCACCCGGCTGCACCTTCTCATGCATCCGCAATGATGTCTGGTGTGATGGTTAAAATCGGTATCTTCGGGATCATCAAAGTTGGTGTGGATCTTCTCGGTTCTACTAATGTTTGGTATGGCGTTATTGTACTTGCCTTTGGTGCGGTGTCTTCCGTGCTTGGCGTACTTTATGCCTTGGCAGAACATGACATCAAAAAACTCTTGGCTTATCACACAGTAGAAAATATCGGCATCATTATGATGGGTGTGGGCGTCGGTATGATTGGTATCGCGACACATCATCCCGTATTGGCTACTGTGGGCTTGCTTGGTGGGTTATATCACTTACTTAACCATGCCGTGTTCAAAGGCTTGTTATTCTTAGGTGCGGGTTCTGTGATGTATCGTTTGCATACTAAAGACATGGACTTAATGGGCGGCTTAGGCAAACTTATGCCTTACACTGCATTCTGTTTCTTAATCGGTACCATGGCGATTTCTGCATTGCCACCGTTTAATGGTTTTGTCAGTGAATGGTTTACTTATCAATCTTTATTCACCTTAAGCCAAAGTGATGATTTCGTCTTAAAACTTGCCGGTCCTATCGCCATCATTATGTTGGCATTGACTGGTGCGTTAGCGGCACTTTGTTTCGTGAAAGTGTACGGTATCAGCTTCGGTGGTGCACCACGTAGTGAAAAAGCAGCTAATGCACGCGAAGTACCAAAACCAATGGTGATTGCGATGGCTGTGTTAGCGTTATGCTGTGTGTTGTTAGGTGTGGGAGCATCAGTAGTGACCCCAATAATTGCGAAAATTTCGACCGCACTTGCTCATAGCGAACCGCTCATGTTGGCTCAAAATGGCGTAGTGGTTGCACAAGCTGAACCGCATACTGCACTTTCAACACCAATGGTGACTATCATGTTATTGGCATTTTTCTTCTTGCCATTTAGTTTCTATGCATTCACCAAAAATCAACGTTTATCCGATCGTGCAAAAGGCAATCCATGGGCTTGTGGTTATGCTTATGAACAAGATATGGCTGCCTCAGCGGGTAGTTTCACTCGTCCGTTACGTACGATTTTCAAATCGCTTTATACCTTGCGTGAAGTGTTGGATCCTGCACCTTTAGGTGATAAAGGCATCCAAGCGGTAATTAAAGGCGCAACAAAAGCTGAACCTTTCTGGGAAGAAAAAATGACGATGCCTATCGCTCGTTTTATTCCGTGGTTAGGAACAAAAATCCAATGGTTGCAACAAGGTGACTTCCGTGTGTACTGCGTGTACTTCGTGATTGCCTTGGTGGCAATACTACTTTCCATTGCGTTGATGTAG
- a CDS encoding DegQ family serine endoprotease: protein MKKRNFVLTGIALGLSVFGTSLSVQAAIPNEIVEQGSLAPMLEKAQAAVVTLSVEGKAKANSRSALPDDIPEEFKFFFGDQFGEQFGGDRGSSRNFRGLGSGVIINADKGYVLTNNHVVDGADKITVKLQDGREFKAKLVGKDEQSDIALVQIEKPTNLTAIKMADSDKLRVGDFTVAIGNPFGLGQTVTSGIVSALGRSTGSDSGAYENYIQTDAAVNRGNSGGALLNLQGELIGINTAIISPSGGNAGIAFAIPSNQANNLVQQILEFGEVRRGLLGIKGGELNADLAKAFNVSAQQGAFVSEVIPNSAAEKAGLKAGDVITAMNGQKISSFAEMRAKIATSGAGKEIELTYLRDGKTDNVKVTLQADDGSQTASKTELPALDGATLNNYDAKGVKGVEISKVQPNSMAAQRGLKSGDIIIGINRQPIESTQDLRKALDEKPSAVALNILRGKNNFYLLVQ from the coding sequence ATGAAGAAAAGAAATTTTGTATTAACCGGTATAGCATTAGGTTTAAGTGTGTTTGGTACCTCTTTATCCGTTCAAGCGGCTATTCCAAATGAAATCGTAGAACAAGGTAGCCTAGCGCCAATGTTAGAAAAAGCGCAAGCAGCAGTTGTGACTCTTTCAGTTGAAGGCAAAGCAAAAGCAAACAGCCGTTCAGCATTACCTGATGATATTCCAGAAGAATTTAAATTTTTCTTTGGTGATCAATTTGGTGAACAATTTGGTGGAGACCGTGGCTCATCACGCAACTTCCGTGGTTTAGGTTCTGGCGTGATCATCAATGCAGATAAAGGCTATGTTTTAACTAACAATCACGTGGTAGATGGTGCGGATAAAATCACCGTAAAATTGCAAGACGGACGTGAGTTCAAAGCAAAACTCGTTGGAAAAGATGAACAATCTGATATCGCTTTAGTACAAATCGAAAAACCAACAAACCTCACCGCAATCAAAATGGCTGATTCCGATAAATTACGTGTAGGTGATTTTACCGTTGCTATCGGTAACCCATTTGGTTTAGGTCAAACCGTAACCTCTGGTATTGTTTCAGCACTTGGTCGTTCTACTGGTTCAGATAGCGGCGCTTATGAAAACTATATTCAAACCGATGCTGCGGTAAACCGTGGTAACTCTGGTGGTGCATTATTGAATTTACAAGGTGAATTAATTGGTATTAATACCGCGATTATTTCTCCAAGTGGCGGTAACGCCGGGATTGCCTTTGCAATTCCAAGCAACCAAGCAAACAATCTCGTTCAACAAATCTTAGAATTTGGTGAGGTACGCCGTGGTTTACTCGGTATTAAAGGTGGCGAATTAAATGCAGATTTAGCGAAAGCCTTTAATGTCAGTGCGCAACAAGGTGCATTTGTGAGTGAAGTCATTCCAAATTCTGCCGCCGAAAAAGCAGGCTTAAAAGCGGGTGATGTGATTACCGCAATGAATGGTCAAAAAATCTCAAGTTTCGCCGAAATGCGTGCAAAAATTGCGACCTCTGGTGCGGGTAAAGAAATTGAACTCACTTACTTACGTGATGGCAAAACTGACAACGTAAAAGTGACTTTACAAGCAGATGATGGTTCTCAAACTGCAAGCAAAACTGAGCTTCCTGCATTAGATGGTGCAACCTTAAACAACTATGATGCAAAAGGTGTTAAAGGTGTAGAAATTAGTAAAGTACAGCCAAATTCAATGGCGGCACAACGCGGTTTAAAATCGGGTGATATCATCATCGGCATCAACCGTCAGCCAATTGAAAGTACGCAAGATTTACGTAAAGCGCTAGATGAAAAACCATCTGCTGTTGCACTCAATATCTTACGTGGTAAAAACAACTTCTACTTATTGGTGCAATAA
- a CDS encoding respiratory chain complex I subunit 1 family protein yields the protein MITLPSEIATSAGMFVFAIVQALILLALAPLFSGISRMIRARIQSRRGPGVLQDYRDIAKLMKRQNIWPDNAGWVSKVMPYVLISTVMVVAMSLPLFTRVAPFGAGSDLITVIYLFALFRFFFSIAGLDSNSTFSSLGASREVTLGVLVEPILMLAFLVIALIAGSTNFAVISNALSDNTWQYPIATVIAIAAAFFAVFIEMGKIPFDLAEAEQELQEGPLTEYSGPALALLKIGLSLKSMVVASIFVSVLLPFGIPTEMSLSAVILGGILFFVKLLVVFVLACVFENTLSRTRFMLTGRLTVVGFGISVLAFVFYFTGL from the coding sequence ATGATTACGTTACCTTCAGAAATTGCAACATCTGCCGGAATGTTTGTTTTTGCCATCGTGCAAGCCTTGATTTTGCTTGCCCTTGCACCGTTATTTTCCGGTATTTCACGTATGATCCGAGCACGAATTCAATCTCGTCGCGGTCCGGGTGTGTTACAAGATTACCGCGATATTGCGAAATTAATGAAACGTCAAAACATTTGGCCTGACAATGCGGGTTGGGTTTCTAAAGTGATGCCTTATGTGCTAATCAGCACGGTGATGGTAGTCGCCATGAGCTTGCCTTTATTTACCCGTGTTGCACCGTTTGGCGCAGGCAGTGATTTAATCACCGTGATTTACCTATTCGCCTTGTTCCGTTTCTTCTTTTCAATTGCAGGTTTGGATTCAAACAGCACATTCTCAAGTTTAGGGGCAAGTCGTGAAGTCACATTAGGTGTCTTGGTAGAACCAATTCTCATGTTGGCATTCCTTGTGATTGCTTTAATTGCTGGTTCAACCAATTTTGCGGTTATCAGTAATGCTCTTTCCGATAATACTTGGCAATATCCAATTGCGACAGTGATTGCTATCGCTGCAGCATTCTTCGCCGTGTTTATTGAAATGGGTAAAATTCCATTCGACTTGGCAGAAGCAGAACAAGAATTACAAGAAGGTCCATTGACTGAATATTCTGGTCCAGCACTCGCCTTATTAAAAATCGGCTTAAGTTTAAAATCTATGGTTGTGGCATCTATCTTTGTGAGCGTGTTGCTTCCTTTCGGTATCCCGACAGAGATGAGCTTAAGTGCGGTCATTTTAGGTGGCATTTTATTCTTTGTGAAATTATTAGTGGTGTTCGTATTGGCTTGTGTCTTTGAAAACACACTTTCTCGTACCCGCTTTATGTTAACAGGACGTTTAACCGTGGTCGGCTTCGGCATTTCTGTGTTGGCGTTTGTATTTTACTTCACTGGGTTGTAA
- the hybG gene encoding hydrogenase maturation factor HybG, with amino-acid sequence MCLGIPGQIIQVADSALQLAVVDVCGVKREVNISLICQDDPKPLVGKWVLVHVGFAMTIIDEEEAKQTQEALIAMSQLEHEVGDFLGLNQK; translated from the coding sequence ATGTGTTTAGGTATTCCGGGACAGATCATTCAAGTAGCTGACAGCGCATTACAGCTTGCTGTAGTCGATGTCTGCGGAGTAAAAAGAGAAGTTAATATTTCATTAATTTGTCAGGATGACCCAAAACCTCTAGTTGGCAAATGGGTTCTCGTACATGTGGGTTTTGCCATGACAATTATTGATGAAGAAGAAGCCAAACAGACTCAAGAAGCCTTAATTGCCATGAGCCAGCTAGAACACGAAGTCGGCGATTTTCTTGGTCTCAATCAAAAATAA